The DNA window TTCAAATCTCTACGAATATTCCTCGCTACCCCATGTTGTTGCATTGGCTTTGTTTCCGCCACTACTCGCAAAACTATTTCAGATGCAGCTAAGGTTTGCACTCCAAGTAAAACGGGATCCTTTACAAGTTCTTCATATTTAATTGATAAATCTTTCAAATATCCTTCTATTAGTTTTTCAACTACGGGGATATCCGATTCATAAGAGACACTAACATCGATTAAAGCGAGCGAATTATGAATGGAGTAATTAATAACCTCCGCAATATTCCCATTTGGAATGATATGAAGTTCTCCTGTGTAACTCTTCACTTTTGTCGTGCGAAGTCCTATTTCCTCCACTGCTCCTATAGCCTGCCCAATTTGTACTTGATCCCCTACAGCAAACTGATCTTCAAAGACAATGAAGAAACCGGTAATTACATCTTTTACTAAACTTTGCGCTCCAAAACCAACTGCCAATCCTAAAATCCCAGCACCGGCTAATAGACCAGCTACATTTATACCAAGCGTTGATAAGATAGTTATAATAGCTGTGAAGTACACAACATATGTCAAAATATTTTGTATCAATTTCAAAAGTGTATTTTGTCTTCTCTCTGAATATGCTAACGGGCTTCTTTGTCTCATTAAAAAGACTTTTTCGATTACCCGCCCACCAACTTTTACAAGAATCCCTGTAAGTAATAAAATAACGACTATTTTTAGAGAAGTCTTTCCTAATGCTATCCAAGTCGCTTCGTTAAAAAAGAATTTTTGTATTCCTTCTAATATTTTGTTCATAGATTCCTTATCACCCTCACTGAATAAATAATTTCACAGATGCATATACTATGCTAAAAAGAAAGCGAGCTTATGTATGAATACTCAAGCTACTACAGTTCAACCTACATCTACTATCTATTATAAAGAAACAGGTGTTATTTGGCGATTAAGTAACTTTTTTTTAGAGCAAATTCCTTTTGATCATCCCAATCTTGTTTTTTGTTGTATTGGAACAGATCGCTCTACTGGAGACGCACTTGGACCAATGACAGGTTCTTTTTTAACTCAACTCGTTTCTTTTCCATTCGAAATTGTCGGTACTTTAGACACACCGTTGCACGCTTTAAATTTGGAGGAAACAACAAAAGCACTTCTTAATTCTCCAGAAAGGCCTTATATTATTGCCATTGATGCATGTTTAGGAAATGCTAACAATATTGGACAAATTATTGTACACCCTGGCCCACTTTATCCAGGTAAAGCAGTTAAAAAGGAGTTACCTCCAATTGGGGAAGTATCTATTAAAGCAATTGTTAATATTGGTGGTTTTATGGAGTATAATGTGTTGCAAAGTACACGTCTCCATTTAACATTCGAAATGGGGAAAGTAATTTCGCGTTCACTTCTCTTAGCTTGGCATCGCTACAATTTAAAAGTTATAAATAATCGCAACAGCGACACCTACAACAACTAAACTTGGTAAAAGATTAGCAACTCTAATTTTCGTTAAGCCCAATAAGTTTAAACCAATTGCTATAATCATAATTCCACCAGTAGCTGTCATTTCTTGCAGAAATAATTCAAGTGCAGCTTCTGGTATTAACTTTGTAATTTGTGTTGCAAATAGGGCTATCAAACCTTGATAAATAAATACTGGAATTGCTGACAATAAAACTCCTATCCCTAAAGTTGCTGCAAGTATAATAGATGTGAATCCATCTATTATTCCTTTACTAATTAACAACTCATGATCATTTTGAAGGCCGCCATTTAGTGCTCCTATTACTCCCATTGCTCCAATAACAAATATTAGTGTTCCTGTAACAAACCCTTGTGCAATGCTACCACCTTGCTTTTTAGTGTCAAACTTACTTTCTACGAATTGACCTAGCCTATTTAGCCATTTATCTAGATCAATCCATTCTCCAATTACTCCTCCAAATACGAGACAAACAATAACTAGTACAAATTTTTTACTTTCTATTCCCATTTGAATTCCTAATACTATTACTGCAATACCAATTGCGTACATAACAGTTTGTTTCATGTTCTCTGGGATCCCTTTTAAAAGTCTCCCAATAATCGATCCGACAACTATTAATATTGCATTCACAAGTGTACCTAACAATACCATCTCTAATCCTCATTCCAATTGTAAAAATACAACCTATTCCTAGGAACCCTAGAAATAGGTTGGTTTAATCTTCTAATAATTTTAAAATTCTCTCCAAATCATCATTAGAGTAAAATTCAATTTCAATTTTACCTTTATTTTTTTCTTTATTTTTAGTAATAGAGACGGCTGTGCCAAATAAATCTCTTAATTCAGATTCTTTTTCAATTGTAAAAATATCTTTTTCTTCTTTTTTTGTTTCACGTGGAACATTTTCGTTTAATCGTTGGACTAAAGCTTCTAGTTGACGGACATTTAAATTTTCTTTAATTGTTTTTTGCATAATTAAAGGAATTGTTTTTTTCTTTTTTAATCCAAGTAACGCCTTTCCATGTCCCATGGATAAAACTCCATTAGAAACTGCTTTTTTAACAACTTCTGGCAAAGTTAGTAACCGAAGATGATTAGCAATATGTGGACGACTCTTTCCTAATCTAAATGCAAGCTGCTCTTGTGTTAAATTTAAATGTTCCATTAAATTTTGATATGCTTCTGCTTCTTCAATTGGTGTTAAATCTTCCCGTTGTAAATTTTCTAAAATAGCTAATTCCATCATTTGCTGATCATTAAATTCACGAATGACAGCAGGAATTAGATCCAAACTAACCTTTTGAGAGGCTCTAAACCTTCTCTCACCAACTACTATTTCATATTTCGAACCCTTTTTTCGAACAATAATAGGCTGTAATACCCCGTGTTCTTTAATAGATTCAGAAAGGTCTTTCATCGCCTCTTCATCAAAAATCTTTCTCGGTTGAAAAGGGTTTGGTTTAATATCGGTTAAACTAATATGTTCCACTTTCTCTTCTTGTACCGAATCTTCCCCTGGAAAAAGTGCATTAATACCTTTTCCTAATCCTTTAGCCATGTCGAATCACTTCCCTTGCTAGTTCTAAGTATACTTCGGCTCCTCTAGACTTCGGATCGTAAATAATAATTGGTTCACCATGACTTGGTGCTTCACTTAGACGAACATTTCTCGGAATAATTGTTTTATACACTTTATCTTGGAAATATTTTTTTACTTCATCGATTACTTGAATGCCTAAATTAGTTCGAGCATCAAACATTGTTAATAAAACTCCATCAATTTCGAGGTTCTTATTTAAGTGTTTTTGAACAAGTCTAACAGTACTTAATAGTTGGCTTAAACCTTCTAAAGCATAGAATTCACATTGCACTGGAATAATGATCGCATCTGAAGCTGTTAGTGAATTAATCGTTAATAAGCCAAGTGATGGGGGACAATCAATAATAATATAGTCGTACTGACTTTGAACTTCTTGTAATGCTTTTTTTAAACGAACTTCACGTGAAATTGTAGAAACTAGCTCTATTTCTGCGCCTGCTAACGAAATGGTAGCTGGAACAATATATAAGTTTTCTACTTTTGTCTCTTGAATAGTTTCTATTACACTTACATCATCTATTAATACATCATAAATACATTGGTTTACATCACCTTTATTTACCCCTACACCACTAGAAGCATTTCCTTGTGGATCTATATCAACAAGCAATACTTTCTTCCCTAAGTATGCAAGGCAGGCACTTAAGTTAACGGATGTAGTTGTCTTGCCTACACCACCTTTTTGGTTGGCTATTGCAATAATTCTTCCCACTCTTGCACCTCTTTCATCAAAATTTATTAACTCTATTCCATTCTATCAAACTTTACAGAAAAATGAATGTTATTATTGTTACAAAAAAAAGGTGCTGTCCCTAAAGTCACACATTTACTGAGAGATGGTCCCTTTTCAAATGTATTGATTTCCGTTCCAGACGGACGCTTTCCGCGGGAGTCGCCGTCTTTCACTGCAATCAATTGCCTACAAAAAATAGTATACAAAAAAACAGGTGTAGAAAAAGACTCTTTTTTCTACACCTGCTTCAATTTATGGGCTTATTGGACAGCCCCTTCATTAAAATATAATATTATGATTTCTTTTTAGGTATTCTTACGGTAATTTGATAGAATTCTTCCGTATCTTCTTCTTCAGTCTTAATATTTATTCCACTTTTCGTAACCATAGATAAAGATTGCTTTATAGTATTTAATGCAATTCTTACATCCTTACTAACTGCTTTTCTTTTTGGTTTTACTAATTTCTTTTCATCTTTAGTTGGAGGGTTTAATATCTCCTCCACTTTATCTTCTAACTGTTTTACATTCCAGTGATACTCTATGGACATATTCATCAACTTTATTTGTGCTTCTTTTTCCTTAATTTGCATTAGTGCACGTGCATGTCTTTCTGACAGTTGTTTTTTCAAAATTGAATCCTGGACTTCATCAGGTAATTTTAACAACCGTAGTTTATTTGCAACAGTCGATTGCCCTTTACCAAGTCGTTGAGCTAACGCTTCTTGCGTTAGTTCGTGTAGTTTTAATAACTTTTGATAAGCAACTGCCTCTTCGATAGCTGTTAACTCTTCACGTTGTAAATTTTCAATTAATGCAATAGAAGCTGTTTCTTTATCACTCAAATTACGAATTATTGCTGGTACTTCCGGCCATTTTAGTTTAGTCATCGCACGGAAACGACGTTCTCCAGCAATTATCTCGTATTTTTCATCGTCCATTTTACGAATGACGATAGGTTGAATTACACCATGCGTATGAATAGTGCGTGCGAGTTCTTCTATTTTTGCATCATCAAAAACAGTTCTCGGTTGATATCTATTAGGCACTATTTTTTCTATCGCCACATTAACTACTTCTTCTAAATGATTTTGTGTAGTCTCCACAATTTCATCTTGTCCTTGCTTTTCAGAACTTCCGAAAAAACGTGAAAAAGGACTTTTCATCTAACAAGCACCACCTTTTAGAAACTCTTTATACTTCATATTCACGATAAAGAAGACAATACTATAATGTTTCACGTGGAACGTTCCTCATTAAATAATAGGTGTTTTATTTGGAATACCTGGTTTTCGAGGGTATCTTTTCGGTGTGCTTTTTGTTTTAGAAAAGACATATAACGTTCTTTCACTGTTTTCAATAGGTAAAAGAAAAGAATATTCTGCACTTTTTTCAGAACCTAAAATATTTAGTGCTTTTTTAGCATCTTTTAACTCATCTGAAGCGCTAGCAGCTTTCATTGCTATGAATCTTCCTCCTACTTTTACTAGAGGAACACATAGTTCAGATAAAACAGAAAGTCTTGCTACAGCCCTTGCAGTTACAATATCATATTGTTCTCTATAATCTTTATTTTGTCCAAAATCTTCTGCACGAGAATGAACAAAATGTACATTAGTTAATTGTAATTCTTTGCTCAAATGGGTTAAAAATTGAATCCTCTTATTCAATGAATCAACTATCGTAACTTTTAAATTTGGAAAACATATTTTCAATGGAATACTTGGAAAACCAGCTCCTGCTCCAACATCACATACGGAGAAAGAGCCAGTAAAATCCTCATAAAAAGAAGCACTAATTGAATCAAAAAAATGTTTTAAATAGACAGAAGCTTCATCAGTAATTGCAGTCAAATTCATTTTTTCGTTCCATTCAACTAATAGTTCAAAGTATTTTTTAAATTGTTGCAACTGTGTACTAGTTAGGTCCATTCCTTTTTCATGAAGGGCTTGTTTAAATTGTTCTTCGTTCATGTAGTTCTCCTCATCATTTTAGACTATCCAGTAATTTTAGCTATTTTTCCTTGTTCAATATAAATAAGTAGAATAGAGATATCCGCTGGATTTACTCCTGAAATACGTGATGCTTGTGCAATCGACAACGGACGTACTTCCATTAATTTCTGTTTCGCTTCCGTTGCAATTCCAGAGATCGCATTATAATCAATTTGATCAGGAATTTTTTTGTCTTCCATTTTTTTAAGTTTTTCTACTTGCTGAAGAGATTTTTCAATATACCCTTCATATTTTACTTGAATTTCAATTTGTTCCTTCTCTTCAAGCGTTAACTCTACATCAGAAGGAGCTAGTTGAACAACTAAATCGTAGTTCATTTCTGTACGTTTAAGCAGGTCTGCAGCACGAATTCCATCTTTTAATTCGCTACCTTCCACACTTCGAATTAGCGCTTGTGTTGCTTCATTTGGTTTTATCATGAAAGAACGAAGACGTTTTAATTCATCTTCAATTCGTTGTTTTTTCTCTAAAAATCTTTCATAACGTTCTTGTGGAACAAGCCCTATTTCATACCCTACTTCGAGAAGGCGTAAATCAGCATTATCGTGACGTAATAACAAACGATATTCTGCACGGGAAGTCAATAAACGGTATGGTTCATTTGTTCCTTTTGTTACTAGATCATCAATTAATACTCCAATGTACGCATCTGATCTACTTAATACTTTTTCTTCTTTTTTGAGTACTCGTAACGCTGCGTTAATACCTGCCATTAATCCTTGACCAGCAGCCTCTTCATATCCAGAAGTTCCGTTAATTTGTCCTGCTGTATAAAGATTTTTAACTTTTTTCGTTTCAAGAGTCGGCCAAAGTTGCGTTGGAACCATTGCATCATACTCGATTGCATAACCAGCTCGCATCATCTCTGCTTTTTCAAGACCTGGAACAGAAGCAATCAGGCGACGTTGTACATGCTCTGGAAGACTAGTTGAAAGTCCTTGAACGTATACTTCTCTTGTGTTTCTTCCTTCTGGTTCTAGGAAGATTTGATGGCGAGGTTTATCACTAAAACGCACTATTTTATCTTCGATGGAAGGACAGTATCTTGGTCCAGTTCCTTTAATCATACCTGAATACATAGGAGATAGGTGTAAATTTTCGTTAATAATTTGATGAGTTGTTTCCGTTGTATATGTTAACCAACATGGTAATTGATCCATGATAAATTCAGTTGTTTCAAAACTGAATGCTCTTGGAACATCATCTCCAGGTTGGATTTCTGTTTTACTATAATCCACTGTTTTACTATTAACACGTGGAGGAGTACCTGTTTTAAACCGCACTAGGTCAAATCCTAAGTTACGAATACTATCTGCTAATTTAATCGATGGTTGTTGATTATTTGGACCACTTGAATACTTCAGGTCTCCAATAATAATTTCCCCACGTAAGAATGTACCTGTTGTAATGACTACAGCATCAGCTCTATATATAGCCCCTACTTGTGTAACGAGTCCTACAATTTTTTCGTCTTCAACAAGTAATTCTTCTACTACAGCTTGATGGATTGTTAAGTTTTCTTGCTCTTCTAACAAACGCTTCATTTCATGTTGATATAATACTTTATCCGCTTGCGCGCGAAGTGCTCGAACAGCAGGACCTTTCCCTGTGTTCAGCATTCTCATTTGAATATGTGTTTTATCAATTACTTTCCCCATGGCACCGCCTAATGCGTCAATTTCACGCACAACAATTCCTTTAGCTGGCCCTCCGATGGATGGATTACATGGCATAAATGCAATCATATCAAGATTAATTGTCAAAACAAGCGTTTTTGCGCCCATTTTAGCTGATGCTAGTGCCGCTTCCACTCCTGCATGTCCTGCTCCAACAACAATCACATCGAACTTGCCTGCTTCAAAGTTTGGCATGTTCGTAACTTCCTCTCATTTTTTATTTTCCTAAACAAAATTGTGAAAATAACTGATCAATTAAGCTTTCTTCTATTGTATCTCCAATAATTTCACCTAATATTTCCCAGGTTCTAGTCACATCTATTTGAATCATGTCGACTGGCACTCCGATATATGCTGCTTCTATTGCATCCGTTATTGTTGCTTTCGCTAAATGCAATAACGATATATGGCGTGCATTTGAAACATAGGTTAAATCGGATGCTTCAATGGAACCTTCAAAGAATAAAGATGCAATTGCTTCTTCTAATTCGTCGACTCCTTCTTCTAGTAGTAATGAAGTCGTGACTAATCTTTTATCTCCGGATAATTGTTTTACTTCGTCATAATCCAATTTATTTGGTAAATCAGTTTTATTTATAATAACAATGTAATCCATACCTTCGATTGCTTCAAACAGTCTTCGGTCTTCTTCTGTCAGCTGCTCTGCGTTATTTAATACAAGTAGAATCAGATCTGCTTCTTTTAATACCTGTCGTGACTTCTCGACTCCAATCCGTTCTACAATGTCCTCAGTTTCGCGAATTCCAGCTGTATCCACTAATTTTAAAGGAACTCCACGTACATTTACATATTCTTCTATAATATCCCTTGTAGTTCCTGCTATATCTGTAACAATTGCTTTATTTTCTTGAATTAAACTATTTAATAGAGATGATTTTCCTACATTAGGTCTTCCAATTATTGCAGTGGAAAGGCCTTCCCTTAGTATTTTCCCTTGAGATGAAGTAAGTAATAATTTTTCAATTTCTTCCCTCACCCAAGAACCTTTCTCTATCATTAGTGGGATGGTCATTTCTTCTACATCATCGTACTCTGGATAATCAATATTCACTTCAACTTGCGCTAATGTCTCAAGTAGTGCTTGCCTCAAAGTTTTAATAAGTCTAGATAATCGGCCATCCATTTGCCCTAAAGCAACATTCATCGCCTTATCTGTTTTTGCTCTTATTAAATCCATAACTGCTTCAGCTTGTGATAAATCAATTCTTCCATTTAGAAATGCACGTTTTGTAAACTCCCCAGGTTCTGCAAGTCGCGCACCATTTATTAATACTAGTTGTAGAACACGATTAACTGATACAAGTCCACCATGACAATTTATCTCTACTACATCTTCTCTAGTAAAAGTTTTTGGTCCTTTCATTAAGGATAACATTACTTCTTCTACTACCTCATTAGTTCTGGGATCCACTAAATGTCCATAGTGTATCGTATGAGAAGCTTGGGTAAATAAATCTTTTCCATTTGGTGACCGAAAAACTTTGTTTGCTATTGCTACTGCACTAGTTCCACTAAGTCTTACTATTGCAATTGCTCCTTCTCCAAGAGGAGTAGAAATAGCAGCTATTGTATCAAATTCCACAAGTGTCCACCTCCTTACAATTTTTTAGTTATCCACATGTGTATAACTAAAACGAACATGACTATCTAACATATAACAATAACATAAATTATATAAAATCAGAAGTATAGAAGCTTTTATTTATCTGAACAAAAAGTAGTAGCTACTTAACGATCGTTCTTAAAAGTAAGAAACGGATTTCAGCTAATAAATAGCTAAAATCCGTTTACTTTATTTTATTGATTCAATAACTAAATAACGATTTGGATCTGTACCTACCGAGTACGTCTCAATATCCACTCGAACAGACAATGCATTATGAATTATCTTTCTTTCAAAAGAAGACATTGGTTCAAACTCTACTTTATTACCAGTACGGACAGCCTTGTCCGCCATTCTTTCAGCAAGTTGTTCTAATGATTCTTGTCTACGCTCACGGTAATTTCCAACATCCAACTTAATAATAATAAATGAATGAGAAAACTTATTCGCGACTAGCTGAGATAAATTTTCTAACGCATTCAATGTTTGTCCACGCTTTCCAATTAGTAGAGCTGCTTTCTCGCTATTTAAGTGAAGGTGAACAAACTTCCCTTCTTTTTTCTCAGTTATTACTAAATCATCAATTTTCATCTCTTTAGCTATTTCATTAATATATTGAATGGTTTCTTTTACAGCTACATCATTTGTGTCCTTTAGATGATCTGCTTTCTCTACTGAAAGTAGTGGTGTTGATTCTACTTCGACTACTTTTTCTAAATCGTTCATCTCATCTACTTCTACTCTTTGAACTTCTTGTTGCTCGGAAGCTACATCGACTATTTCTTCTTTCTCTAAAACAGTTACTTCAACAACTGCAGGTTTTACTCCAAATCCCAGAAAACCTTTTTTACCTTTTTCCACTACTGTAATTGACACATCTTCTCTCGAAACTCCAAGCTTATCAAGTGCAATATTTATAGCTTCTTCTTTTGTAGGTGCAGTTTGCGTAATCTGATTCATTTTTTTGCCCCTCCCGATTTAACAGGTTCTGTTTTTCGCTTGTTCCAAGGTTTATAAATGAATAAATTTTGAATAATAGAGATAATATTTCCGATAACCCAATACAATGTTAGAGCTGAAGGTAAAGCAATACCAAATCCCATAATCATAAACGGCATAATATACATCATTATTTTCATTTGCGGATTATCCATTGCTGGACCTGTACGCAGAACGATGAATTGCATTACTCCTGCAAGAATTGCTAAGAAAATACTTGGTTCCGCTAATGTAAGGCCTAAGAAATCACCCAAGTTAATTTCTGGTGTGTTATTCATTCGACTAATTGCATGGTAGAAGCCGATTAATATTGGCATTTGAATAAAAACAGGTAAACATCCAGCAGCTGGATTAATTCCTCTTTCTTTAAATAGTGCCATCATTTCTTGCTGATATTTTTGCTGCGTTGCGCCGTCTTTAGAACTGTATTTTTCTTTAAGTTTTTTTAGTTCTGGCTGAACTTCCTGCATATTTTTAGAACTTTTTGTTTGCTTAATCATTAATGGTAGAATTGCTAATCGAATAATAATTGTTACCATTATAATCCCTAATCCATACGTACCTAATAAATTTTTAAAATAAGTAATAGCTGAAACTAATGGCCAAACAATATATTCATTCCAAAAGCCTTTTGAATTAGAGTAGATTGGCTCATTAAATTCACTACATCCAGCAAGTAAAGCGGTTGTAACTATTAGTAATAGTACTAATGATAATCTCTTTTTCAACCTTCTTTCCCCCTATTATAACTAATATATATAGTTTTAATCTTACCACTTCAAATAAAGACTTCACACTAGCTTTTCTTTTTCATTACTTTTGCAATCTTAAATACATGCTCAAGACTTTTCTTTGTTTCATGAAAGTCTAACTTGGCCGCCGGATTTCTGGCGATAATAATATAATCCTTATTTGTATATACATAATCATTTAATTCTAAAAAAGTTTGACGTATATACCTTTTAATACGATTACGAACTACTGCGTTACCAACTTTCTTGCTAACAGATAGCCCTACTCGGAAAAAGTCTTCTTCATTATCTAAGCAATAAATAACAAATTGTCTATTAGCAAATGATTTCCCTCTTTTAAAGATCGTTTGAAACTCTGCGTTCTTTTTTATCCGTTGTTTCTTGTTCATCCATTCACCTGCTCCAACTAATCGTTGTATTAAAAGAAAAAAAAGACCACTGAAATGGTCAGTGGACTTATGCTGATAATACTTTTCTTCCTTTTGCACGACGTGCTGCTAATACGCGGCGACCGTTTTTTGTACTCATACGTGCGCGGAAACCGTGATTTTTTGCACGTTTACGGCTATTTGGTTGGAATGTACGTTTCATCTATATGACACCTCCTGAGTTGATCATCTTAAAATGTTCCTTAGACAGTCTCCGATATTATATATAAATTAGTACGCTTTTGTCAATTTTTTTTTAAAACCCTCCCTTTGGAACAGCACACTACTTTATCCACAAAAAATATCTTCATTACTTTTTTACCTGTGTATAAAAAAATAACGCACAAAAATTATCCACATAGCTTATGAACATGTTTTAAACATACTCATGCACTGTGGACAACTCGGGTTGTTAATAATTTGATTATTGTGGATAACCTTAAAATCGCTTGTAATTACAACGATTTTTTGATACGATGTTTGTGTTTTACTTTTTCAAACGAAATTCACTATTTTTCTTTATCCACAACTGTTAGTAATGTGTGGATAAGTTTTTCCACTTACGTTTATAATATTTATCCACAGCTAGTGGATTTGTGTATATGTCCTTATAATTTATACATATTAATTAT is part of the Psychrobacillus sp. FSL H8-0483 genome and encodes:
- a CDS encoding mechanosensitive ion channel family protein, with the protein product MNKILEGIQKFFFNEATWIALGKTSLKIVVILLLTGILVKVGGRVIEKVFLMRQRSPLAYSERRQNTLLKLIQNILTYVVYFTAIITILSTLGINVAGLLAGAGILGLAVGFGAQSLVKDVITGFFIVFEDQFAVGDQVQIGQAIGAVEEIGLRTTKVKSYTGELHIIPNGNIAEVINYSIHNSLALIDVSVSYESDIPVVEKLIEGYLKDLSIKYEELVKDPVLLGVQTLAASEIVLRVVAETKPMQQHGVARNIRRDLKEFLEENDIEIPYPKMVVYQSK
- the yyaC gene encoding spore protease YyaC — encoded protein: MNTQATTVQPTSTIYYKETGVIWRLSNFFLEQIPFDHPNLVFCCIGTDRSTGDALGPMTGSFLTQLVSFPFEIVGTLDTPLHALNLEETTKALLNSPERPYIIAIDACLGNANNIGQIIVHPGPLYPGKAVKKELPPIGEVSIKAIVNIGGFMEYNVLQSTRLHLTFEMGKVISRSLLLAWHRYNLKVINNRNSDTYNN
- a CDS encoding DUF554 domain-containing protein, producing the protein MVLLGTLVNAILIVVGSIIGRLLKGIPENMKQTVMYAIGIAVIVLGIQMGIESKKFVLVIVCLVFGGVIGEWIDLDKWLNRLGQFVESKFDTKKQGGSIAQGFVTGTLIFVIGAMGVIGALNGGLQNDHELLISKGIIDGFTSIILAATLGIGVLLSAIPVFIYQGLIALFATQITKLIPEAALELFLQEMTATGGIMIIAIGLNLLGLTKIRVANLLPSLVVVGVAVAIIYNF
- a CDS encoding ParB/RepB/Spo0J family partition protein → MAKGLGKGINALFPGEDSVQEEKVEHISLTDIKPNPFQPRKIFDEEAMKDLSESIKEHGVLQPIIVRKKGSKYEIVVGERRFRASQKVSLDLIPAVIREFNDQQMMELAILENLQREDLTPIEEAEAYQNLMEHLNLTQEQLAFRLGKSRPHIANHLRLLTLPEVVKKAVSNGVLSMGHGKALLGLKKKKTIPLIMQKTIKENLNVRQLEALVQRLNENVPRETKKEEKDIFTIEKESELRDLFGTAVSITKNKEKNKGKIEIEFYSNDDLERILKLLED
- a CDS encoding AAA family ATPase: MGRIIAIANQKGGVGKTTTSVNLSACLAYLGKKVLLVDIDPQGNASSGVGVNKGDVNQCIYDVLIDDVSVIETIQETKVENLYIVPATISLAGAEIELVSTISREVRLKKALQEVQSQYDYIIIDCPPSLGLLTINSLTASDAIIIPVQCEFYALEGLSQLLSTVRLVQKHLNKNLEIDGVLLTMFDARTNLGIQVIDEVKKYFQDKVYKTIIPRNVRLSEAPSHGEPIIIYDPKSRGAEVYLELAREVIRHG
- the noc gene encoding nucleoid occlusion protein, which produces MKSPFSRFFGSSEKQGQDEIVETTQNHLEEVVNVAIEKIVPNRYQPRTVFDDAKIEELARTIHTHGVIQPIVIRKMDDEKYEIIAGERRFRAMTKLKWPEVPAIIRNLSDKETASIALIENLQREELTAIEEAVAYQKLLKLHELTQEALAQRLGKGQSTVANKLRLLKLPDEVQDSILKKQLSERHARALMQIKEKEAQIKLMNMSIEYHWNVKQLEDKVEEILNPPTKDEKKLVKPKRKAVSKDVRIALNTIKQSLSMVTKSGINIKTEEEDTEEFYQITVRIPKKKS
- the rsmG gene encoding 16S rRNA (guanine(527)-N(7))-methyltransferase RsmG — protein: MNEEQFKQALHEKGMDLTSTQLQQFKKYFELLVEWNEKMNLTAITDEASVYLKHFFDSISASFYEDFTGSFSVCDVGAGAGFPSIPLKICFPNLKVTIVDSLNKRIQFLTHLSKELQLTNVHFVHSRAEDFGQNKDYREQYDIVTARAVARLSVLSELCVPLVKVGGRFIAMKAASASDELKDAKKALNILGSEKSAEYSFLLPIENSERTLYVFSKTKSTPKRYPRKPGIPNKTPII
- the mnmG gene encoding tRNA uridine-5-carboxymethylaminomethyl(34) synthesis enzyme MnmG; its protein translation is MPNFEAGKFDVIVVGAGHAGVEAALASAKMGAKTLVLTINLDMIAFMPCNPSIGGPAKGIVVREIDALGGAMGKVIDKTHIQMRMLNTGKGPAVRALRAQADKVLYQHEMKRLLEEQENLTIHQAVVEELLVEDEKIVGLVTQVGAIYRADAVVITTGTFLRGEIIIGDLKYSSGPNNQQPSIKLADSIRNLGFDLVRFKTGTPPRVNSKTVDYSKTEIQPGDDVPRAFSFETTEFIMDQLPCWLTYTTETTHQIINENLHLSPMYSGMIKGTGPRYCPSIEDKIVRFSDKPRHQIFLEPEGRNTREVYVQGLSTSLPEHVQRRLIASVPGLEKAEMMRAGYAIEYDAMVPTQLWPTLETKKVKNLYTAGQINGTSGYEEAAGQGLMAGINAALRVLKKEEKVLSRSDAYIGVLIDDLVTKGTNEPYRLLTSRAEYRLLLRHDNADLRLLEVGYEIGLVPQERYERFLEKKQRIEDELKRLRSFMIKPNEATQALIRSVEGSELKDGIRAADLLKRTEMNYDLVVQLAPSDVELTLEEKEQIEIQVKYEGYIEKSLQQVEKLKKMEDKKIPDQIDYNAISGIATEAKQKLMEVRPLSIAQASRISGVNPADISILLIYIEQGKIAKITG
- the mnmE gene encoding tRNA uridine-5-carboxymethylaminomethyl(34) synthesis GTPase MnmE, with translation MEFDTIAAISTPLGEGAIAIVRLSGTSAVAIANKVFRSPNGKDLFTQASHTIHYGHLVDPRTNEVVEEVMLSLMKGPKTFTREDVVEINCHGGLVSVNRVLQLVLINGARLAEPGEFTKRAFLNGRIDLSQAEAVMDLIRAKTDKAMNVALGQMDGRLSRLIKTLRQALLETLAQVEVNIDYPEYDDVEEMTIPLMIEKGSWVREEIEKLLLTSSQGKILREGLSTAIIGRPNVGKSSLLNSLIQENKAIVTDIAGTTRDIIEEYVNVRGVPLKLVDTAGIRETEDIVERIGVEKSRQVLKEADLILLVLNNAEQLTEEDRRLFEAIEGMDYIVIINKTDLPNKLDYDEVKQLSGDKRLVTTSLLLEEGVDELEEAIASLFFEGSIEASDLTYVSNARHISLLHLAKATITDAIEAAYIGVPVDMIQIDVTRTWEILGEIIGDTIEESLIDQLFSQFCLGK
- the jag gene encoding RNA-binding cell elongation regulator Jag/EloR, with protein sequence MNQITQTAPTKEEAINIALDKLGVSREDVSITVVEKGKKGFLGFGVKPAVVEVTVLEKEEIVDVASEQQEVQRVEVDEMNDLEKVVEVESTPLLSVEKADHLKDTNDVAVKETIQYINEIAKEMKIDDLVITEKKEGKFVHLHLNSEKAALLIGKRGQTLNALENLSQLVANKFSHSFIIIKLDVGNYRERRQESLEQLAERMADKAVRTGNKVEFEPMSSFERKIIHNALSVRVDIETYSVGTDPNRYLVIESIK